Below is a window of Cupriavidus sp. MP-37 DNA.
GCTCCGCTTTCAGCGTAGCACCGGCGGCAGGCCCGCGGAAAGTCGGGTGCCGGGCTCAGCGTTGCGGCTGCGCCTGGGCGGCCGGCAGCCGCAGCACCATGTCGAGCTTGTCGTGGAAGTGCGGCGCGACGTACAACGCATCGGGCTCCAGCCCGAAGCGCTCGAACCCGAGCGATTCGTACAAGCGCACCGCGCCCGCGCTGCCGGCATTGACGCACAGCGTGACCTGGCGCACGCCCGGCATGGCGGCGGCCTGCTGCAGCGCGCGCAGCATCAGCGCGCGGCCGAGCTTGCGCTCGCGCCAGCCCGGCGCCACGTACATGCCGAAGATCGAGGCCTTGTGCCAGTGCTTGCGCCGGGGCTCGCGCATCACGCCGACCATGCCGGCCAGCGCGATGCCGTCGGGACCGGCCTCGAAGGCGCCGAAGATGGCCTTGTCCGCGCTCGGCGCAAGGCGTTGCGCCACCGCCTCGGGTGCCAGGTCCTGTTCTTCTTCCAGGCTGGCGGCAAAGGCTTCAGGCGCCTCGGCCAGTCCCTGCAGGCGCAGCGCGTGGAAGGCTGCGGCATCGGCGGGGGTCAGCAGGCGGATTTCCATGGGCGCAGTCTCCTACCAGTCCAGGCTCAGCAGCCAGTCGACGAAATAGCGCGCCTCGGGCTTGAGCGGCGCCTGTTCGCGCTCGACGATGTAGTAGCCGTGCGGCGATACCGATTCCACGTCGAGCAGCCGCACCATCTGCCCCAGCGACAGCCAGTGCCGCGCCATGCGCTGGCGCACCAGCGCCACGCCCTGGTTGGAGGCGATCGCCTCCAACATCAGGCCGATGTCGTTGAACTGCGGGCCGGTCTGGGGCTCGGGCCAGTCCAGTCCGGCGGTCTCGAACCACGGCTTCCACGGCTCCAGCGGGCTGCGCAGCAGCACCAGGCCGTGCAGGTGCTCGGGCCGGGTGATGGCGCGGCCGTTGACGCGCTCGTAGTACTCGCGCCCGCACGCCGGGAACACCGGTTCCACCAGGAGCTTGGTCGTCTTCAGGTCAGGGTAGCGGCCGGTGCCGTAGCGGATCTCGACATCGGTGTCCTCGGCCTTGACGTCGAGGAACGGGATCGCCAGGTGCAGCTCGAGGTCGATATGCGGATAGAGCGCGCCGAATTCCGGCAGCCGCGGCACCAGGTGCTGGCGCCCGAAGGTGGGCGGGATCGCCACGCGCAGGCGCGTGCGCAGCTTGTTGTATTCGGGCCGGGCCAGTTCGTTGAGCGACTTGAGCGCGTCCTGCACGTTGCGCAGGTAGCGCGTGCCGGCGGCGGTCAGCCGCAGCGCGGCGTTGGCGCGCACGAACAGGTCCTCGCCCCACAGTTCCTCGAGGTTCTTGATGCGGTGCGAGACCGCGCTGGGCGTGACCGACAGCTCCTCGGCCGCGCGCGCGAAGCTGCCCAGGCGCGCGGCGGCCTCGAACGCGATCAGCAGGTGCAGCGGCGGCACGCGGTTGAACATGGAAGCCATCCGTGCGTTGCCCGGCGGGCGCCTTACTGCGTGCCGGCGCGCGCGGCGCTGAAGATCTTGCCGGGATTCAGGATGTGGTTGGGATCGAGCGCAGCCTTGATCGCGCGCATCAGGTCCAGCGCGTCTTCCCCGTGTTCCGCCGCCAGGAAGCGCTGCTTGTGCAGGCCCACGCCGTGCTCGCCGGTACAGGTGCCGCCCATCGCCAGCGCGCGTTCGACGATGCGCTGGTTGATGGCCTCGGCCTCGGCCATTTCCTCAGGCTTGGCCGGGTCGACCAGGATCGCCACGTGGAAGTTGCCGTCGCCGACATGGCCGACGATGGGGCAGGGCAGGGCCGAGGCGTTCAGGTCCTTCTCGGTCTCGGTGACGCAGTCGGCCAGGCGCGAGATCGGCACGCACACGTCGGTGGTGACCGACTTGCAGCCGGGCTTGAGTTGCAGCATCGCAAAGTAAGCGGTATGGCGTGCGTTCCACAGCCGGCTGCGGTCTTCCGGGC
It encodes the following:
- a CDS encoding GNAT family N-acetyltransferase: MEIRLLTPADAAAFHALRLQGLAEAPEAFAASLEEEQDLAPEAVAQRLAPSADKAIFGAFEAGPDGIALAGMVGVMREPRRKHWHKASIFGMYVAPGWRERKLGRALMLRALQQAAAMPGVRQVTLCVNAGSAGAVRLYESLGFERFGLEPDALYVAPHFHDKLDMVLRLPAAQAQPQR
- a CDS encoding LysR substrate-binding domain-containing protein, translated to MASMFNRVPPLHLLIAFEAAARLGSFARAAEELSVTPSAVSHRIKNLEELWGEDLFVRANAALRLTAAGTRYLRNVQDALKSLNELARPEYNKLRTRLRVAIPPTFGRQHLVPRLPEFGALYPHIDLELHLAIPFLDVKAEDTDVEIRYGTGRYPDLKTTKLLVEPVFPACGREYYERVNGRAITRPEHLHGLVLLRSPLEPWKPWFETAGLDWPEPQTGPQFNDIGLMLEAIASNQGVALVRQRMARHWLSLGQMVRLLDVESVSPHGYYIVEREQAPLKPEARYFVDWLLSLDW